From a region of the Daphnia pulicaria isolate SC F1-1A chromosome 1, SC_F0-13Bv2, whole genome shotgun sequence genome:
- the LOC124324319 gene encoding uncharacterized protein LOC124324319 gives MPVQDGIIALIKLTAKLTKDTEKAEATVVLGELRKADESMRDRLFVLQVWRKYDQETADKFARRKAGEFLDPDLAKVLGEQEKRADRIKREPKDKQMFRSQPKRFRGSYYEGHGSNSPDFNSQQHFGRGGYGSRGRGGGTRGRKQPGPDHKCHKCGSTEHFFKNCTKNCTEFNDDDTRNTNTLTQQKEAPVEQIDIEHKETQHAQAQFSPGSIHSEEVREFWKKELNANEWVMLTLKEGYVIPFKEFPPKYEVPNNASAIREMTFTYETVLELKNSGVVKYTNEKPHCVSPLTVSYKTGRDVSIKKRLCLDG, from the exons ATGCCGGTCCAGGATGGAATAATCGCACTGATTAaattgacggccaaattaacGAAGGATACGGAAAAAGCTGAAGCCACCGTTGTATTGGGAGAGCTACGTAAAGCTGATGAATCGATGCGAGACCGTTTGTTTGTATTACAG GTGTGGCGAAAATACGACCAGGAAACGGCAGACAAATTTGCCAGGAGAAAAGCTGGTGAATTCCTGGATCCAGATCTTGCCAAGGTCTTGGGGGAACAAGAAAAGAGAGCTGACCGAATCAAACGCGAACCgaaagacaaacaaatgtTTCGCAGTCAACCGAAGCGATTCCGAGGATCATACTACGAAGGTCACGGCTCAAATTCACCAGACTTCAATAGCCAACAACATTTTGGGCGCGGTGGATATGGATCACGAGGTCGTGGAGGAGGTACTAGAGGCAGAAAACAGCCAGGACCCGACCACAAATGTCACAAGTGTGGATCAACTGAGCATTTCTTCAAGAATTGCACAAA GAATTGTACGGAATTTAATGATGATGATACTAGAAACACTAACACATTGACCCAACAGAAAGAAGCTCCTGTAGAGCAAATTGACATTGAACATAAAGAGACACAGCATGCCCAAGCTCAGTTTTCACCAGGATCTATCCACTCAGAAGAGGTCAGAGAATTCTGGAAGAAGGAGCTAAATGCAAATGAGTGGGTGATGCTGACACTGAAAGAAGGCTACGTTATTCCTTTCAAAGAGTTCCCCCCAAAGTATGAAGTACCCAATAATGCATCGGCCATTCGCGAAATGACTTTCACGTACGAAACCGTTCTTGAATTGAAGAATTCTGGAGTAGTCAAGTATACCAATGAAAAACCACATTGTGTGTCACCACTCACTGTCTCATACAAGACCGGAAGAGACGTctcaataaagaaaagactttGTTTGGACGGATAG